The Ornithodoros turicata isolate Travis chromosome 9, ASM3712646v1, whole genome shotgun sequence genome includes a region encoding these proteins:
- the LOC135368833 gene encoding ornithine decarboxylase-like isoform X2 — MKNGPNDLCVYVDQKVADVAKDVIEHQAMDDAFYICDLRDIEYKARMWSQELPRVTPYFAVKACTDAVVLWTLNSLGFNYDCSNKVEMNMVFDMGVSPDRIVYANTVKCSSHLRFALEHGVNLITFDSVEELEKFKNKDVRLLMRMAANEYGSMQNMNKKYGTQFDDARKLLELAKFMGLEVVGLSFHVGCAYKHPQIWANTIAECRAVFDIAEGIGFTMTILDIGGGFPGGVRKMKRFQEVCFTIRTELERHFPESSGVEIIGEPGQFFVTSAYTLATKVVGKRRRDVVVDGVSVRHEHVYINESKYNCIPRDLYQYLDITYRPIKPPYDRPADVLTTIWGATCNPNDFILENTRLFEVDVDEWLLMDNMGAYSLVLACGFNGFSLPPVKYIASPARAAALEKVFRTWPMRPGYGHFVPLMRQQPVKECLREDYSEESCRTNGALKSLQR, encoded by the exons ATGAAAAACGGTCCGAACGACCTGTGCGTCTACGTCGACCAGAAAGTCGCCGACGTTGCCAAGGATGTTATCGAGCACCAG GCCATGGATGATGCCTTCTATATATGCGACTTGAGAGACATCGAGTACAAGGCAAGGATGTGGTCTCAAGAATTACCTAGAGTTACTCCTTACTTTG CTGTAAAGGCTTGCACGGATGCTGTGGTTTTATGGACCCTCAACTCCTTAGGCTTCAACTACGACTGCTCCAACAAG GTGGAAATGAATATGGTTTTTGACATGGGCGTCTCTCCGGACCGAATCGTCTACGCAAACACAGTAAAGTGCTCTTCGCACTTACGCTTTGCATTGGAGCACGGCGTCAACTTGATAACATTCGATTCTGTGGAGGAACTGGAAAAGTTCAAGAACAAGGACGTCAG GCTACTCATGAGGATGGCTGCAAACGAGTATGGCTCAATGCAGAACATGAACAAGAAATATGGGACGCAATTCGACGATGCGCGGAAGCTTCTGGAACTTGCGAAGTTCATGGGCTTGGAAGTCGTCGGGCTCTC GTTTCATGTCGGCTGCGCTTACAAGCATCCACAGATATGGGCGAATACGATAGCCGAATGCAGGGCTGTCTTCGACATTGCCGAAGGAATCGGCTTTACGATGACCATCCTGGACATTGGAGGAGGGTTTCCTGGTGGAGTGCGTAAAATGAAACGATTTCAAGAG GTATGTTTCACAATCCGGACCGAGCTGGAGCGTCACTTTCCCGAATCCAGCGGAGTAGAAATTATTGGCGAACCAGGTCAGTTCTTCGTCACTTCGGCCTACACACTGGCGACTAAAGTGGTCGGCAAACGCCGGCGAGACGTGGTTGTTGACG GTGTCTCCGTCCGTCATGAGCACGTCTACATCAATGAAAGCAAGTACAACTGCATTCCTAGGGACCTCTACCAATATTTAGATATTACGTACAGGCCTATAAAG CCTCCTTACGACCGACCGGCAGACGTCCTGACCACCATATGGGGTGCGACGTGTAATCCAAACGACTTTATTCTGGAGAACACGCGTCTTTTCGAAGTCGACGTCGACGAATGGCTGCTGATGGACAACATGGGCGCCTATTCCTTGGTTCTTGCCTGCGGTTTCAACGGCTTCAGCCTTCCTCCCGTTAAGTACATAGCTTCACCTGCTCGGGCAGCCGCTTTGGAGAAAGTGTTCAGGACGTGGCCCATGCGACCGGGTTATGGCCACTTCGTCCCCCTCATGCGGCAGCAACCTGTCAAGGAATGTCTTCGAGAGGACTACTCTGAGGAGTCCTGTCGCACTAACGGAGCCCTCAAGTCACTGCAGAGATGA
- the LOC135368833 gene encoding ornithine decarboxylase-like isoform X1 gives MHKNNSREELRGVLTLQQARGRYRMKNGPNDLCVYVDQKVADVAKDVIEHQAMDDAFYICDLRDIEYKARMWSQELPRVTPYFAVKACTDAVVLWTLNSLGFNYDCSNKVEMNMVFDMGVSPDRIVYANTVKCSSHLRFALEHGVNLITFDSVEELEKFKNKDVRLLMRMAANEYGSMQNMNKKYGTQFDDARKLLELAKFMGLEVVGLSFHVGCAYKHPQIWANTIAECRAVFDIAEGIGFTMTILDIGGGFPGGVRKMKRFQEVCFTIRTELERHFPESSGVEIIGEPGQFFVTSAYTLATKVVGKRRRDVVVDGVSVRHEHVYINESKYNCIPRDLYQYLDITYRPIKPPYDRPADVLTTIWGATCNPNDFILENTRLFEVDVDEWLLMDNMGAYSLVLACGFNGFSLPPVKYIASPARAAALEKVFRTWPMRPGYGHFVPLMRQQPVKECLREDYSEESCRTNGALKSLQR, from the exons CAAGGGGCAGGTACAGAATGAAAAACGGTCCGAACGACCTGTGCGTCTACGTCGACCAGAAAGTCGCCGACGTTGCCAAGGATGTTATCGAGCACCAG GCCATGGATGATGCCTTCTATATATGCGACTTGAGAGACATCGAGTACAAGGCAAGGATGTGGTCTCAAGAATTACCTAGAGTTACTCCTTACTTTG CTGTAAAGGCTTGCACGGATGCTGTGGTTTTATGGACCCTCAACTCCTTAGGCTTCAACTACGACTGCTCCAACAAG GTGGAAATGAATATGGTTTTTGACATGGGCGTCTCTCCGGACCGAATCGTCTACGCAAACACAGTAAAGTGCTCTTCGCACTTACGCTTTGCATTGGAGCACGGCGTCAACTTGATAACATTCGATTCTGTGGAGGAACTGGAAAAGTTCAAGAACAAGGACGTCAG GCTACTCATGAGGATGGCTGCAAACGAGTATGGCTCAATGCAGAACATGAACAAGAAATATGGGACGCAATTCGACGATGCGCGGAAGCTTCTGGAACTTGCGAAGTTCATGGGCTTGGAAGTCGTCGGGCTCTC GTTTCATGTCGGCTGCGCTTACAAGCATCCACAGATATGGGCGAATACGATAGCCGAATGCAGGGCTGTCTTCGACATTGCCGAAGGAATCGGCTTTACGATGACCATCCTGGACATTGGAGGAGGGTTTCCTGGTGGAGTGCGTAAAATGAAACGATTTCAAGAG GTATGTTTCACAATCCGGACCGAGCTGGAGCGTCACTTTCCCGAATCCAGCGGAGTAGAAATTATTGGCGAACCAGGTCAGTTCTTCGTCACTTCGGCCTACACACTGGCGACTAAAGTGGTCGGCAAACGCCGGCGAGACGTGGTTGTTGACG GTGTCTCCGTCCGTCATGAGCACGTCTACATCAATGAAAGCAAGTACAACTGCATTCCTAGGGACCTCTACCAATATTTAGATATTACGTACAGGCCTATAAAG CCTCCTTACGACCGACCGGCAGACGTCCTGACCACCATATGGGGTGCGACGTGTAATCCAAACGACTTTATTCTGGAGAACACGCGTCTTTTCGAAGTCGACGTCGACGAATGGCTGCTGATGGACAACATGGGCGCCTATTCCTTGGTTCTTGCCTGCGGTTTCAACGGCTTCAGCCTTCCTCCCGTTAAGTACATAGCTTCACCTGCTCGGGCAGCCGCTTTGGAGAAAGTGTTCAGGACGTGGCCCATGCGACCGGGTTATGGCCACTTCGTCCCCCTCATGCGGCAGCAACCTGTCAAGGAATGTCTTCGAGAGGACTACTCTGAGGAGTCCTGTCGCACTAACGGAGCCCTCAAGTCACTGCAGAGATGA